Within the Thermodesulfobacteriota bacterium genome, the region GCCAGCGGAATTTTCGGGCTGGTGGGAGCCAAGAACGCCAAGATCCGCGTGGCCGCACCGCCTTCGGATGCGACAACCTCTGCCAAACACACAACGGAACGGCAGGAGATTCTTTCTTTAGTTGATGAAACCTTCGCGGAAGCCGGCAGCGCCCGGAAAGAGCACAAAGAGCACAAAGAACAGAAAGAGCACAAAGAGCCTAGAGAACCTAAACCGCATAAGGCGCATAAACCATCAAAACGCGGGGAATCGGCGAGGTCGACTAAGCCGGTGGAGGCGATAGCGGCGCAGGAGGCTGAAGAACCGCAGGAGGCTGAAGAACCGCAGGAGCCGGCTGAACCGGATGCGGTGGAAACAGAACCGGAAAGAGTTTATACCGAGGCGGATTTTGAGGCAGGAAACACAGCGCTTACCAGAATTGTCGAAAGCGTTGTCGACGACGCTGCCATCTCCGTGCAGATAAAGAAGAACCAGGTTCTTTTTAATATTGAAGGGGGTAATGCC harbors:
- the jag gene encoding RNA-binding cell elongation regulator Jag/EloR, which encodes MTSWSFFEGKTVDVALKNAARELGVPIEKLEYEIVFAGASGIFGLVGAKNAKIRVAAPPSDATTSAKHTTERQEILSLVDETFAEAGSARKEHKEHKEQKEHKEPREPKPHKAHKPSKRGESARSTKPVEAIAAQEAEEPQEAEEPQEPAEPDAVETEPERVYTEADFEAGNTALTRIVESVVDDAAISVQIKKNQVLFNIEGGNAAVLIGKHGQTLKAMQHLVEKIIHKSCGERIRVLVDVEQYMEKRRASLKSLATKLADKAKQTGKPTTINRMDAFERKIIHDTLRKDRHVKTRSAGGGEIRNIVIHPGKKGGRPKKASGK